A window from Culex pipiens pallens isolate TS chromosome 3, TS_CPP_V2, whole genome shotgun sequence encodes these proteins:
- the LOC120423514 gene encoding uncharacterized protein LOC120423514 isoform X2 yields MEQTNVTPGNKNFLSRRPLDFWPVLTLAADVTVVLKPTKNCTEFLGIQLVVRSSTPNALRLSVRRSSPEDSSGGHNQGHHRGAEDH; encoded by the exons atggaaCAGACG aatGTGACTCCTGGAAACAAGAATTTTCTTTCCCGGCGGCCACTGGATTTCTGGCCAGTTCTAACCTTAGCGGCCGATGTTACCGTGGTGCTTAAACCCACCAAAAATTGCACGGAGTTCTTGGGCATCCAGCTGGTGGTTAGATCGTCTACGCCAAATGCATTGCGGTTGTCGGTCCGTCGGTCGTCCCCAGAAG ATTCGTCGGGAGGTCATAATCAAGGACATCACCGAGGTGCCGAGGATCATTGA
- the LOC120423514 gene encoding uncharacterized protein LOC120423514 isoform X1, with amino-acid sequence MEQTNVTPGNKNFLSRRPLDFWPVLTLAADVTVVLKPTKNCTEFLGIQLVVRSSTPNALRLSVRRSSPEGQASGCDSARGQETRPFADSSGGHNQGHHRGAEDH; translated from the exons atggaaCAGACG aatGTGACTCCTGGAAACAAGAATTTTCTTTCCCGGCGGCCACTGGATTTCTGGCCAGTTCTAACCTTAGCGGCCGATGTTACCGTGGTGCTTAAACCCACCAAAAATTGCACGGAGTTCTTGGGCATCCAGCTGGTGGTTAGATCGTCTACGCCAAATGCATTGCGGTTGTCGGTCCGTCGGTCGTCCCCAGAAGGTCAGGCTTCCGGTTGTGATTCTGCACGTGGCCAAGAGACTCGACCATTCGCAGATTCGTCGGGAGGTCATAATCAAGGACATCACCGAGGTGCCGAGGATCATTGA